TCACGCGCGCGACGTCGCCGTGATGCGCGGCAAGTTCGAACAATGCCCGGTCATCCTCGCCTCGGCGACGCCAGCGATCGAGACCCGACAGCAGGTCGCCGCCGGCCGCTATGCCGAGGTCAAGCTTCCCGGCCGCTGGGGCGCCGCCGAAATGCCGTCGATCGCGCCGATCGACCTGATCGCCGAACCGCCCGAACGCGGCCGCTGGATCGCGCCGCGTCTGGTCAAGGCGATCGACGAGACGCTCGGCCGCCGCGAACAGGCGCTCCTGTTCCTCAACCGGCGCGGCTATGCGCCGCTGACGCTCTGCCGGACCTGCGGCCACCGCTTCCAATGCCCCAATTGCACCGCGTGGATGGTCGAGCACCGGCTGGTGCGCCGGCTCGCCTGCCACCACTGCGGGCACACCGAGCCGGTGCCGCGCGTCTGCCCCGAATGCAGCACCGAGGATACTTTGGTGCCGGTCGGCCCCGGCGTCGAGCGGATCGCCGACGAGGTGAAGTTGCTCTTCCCCGAGGCCAAGGTCGCGGTCGTCACCTCGGACACGATCTGGTCCCCCGCCAAGGCCGCCGAGTTCGTCGGCCGGATGGAGGCGCACGACATCGATCTGATTGTCGGCACCCAGCTCATCACCAAGGGCTATCACTTCCCCAATTTGACGTTGGTCGGGGTGATCGACGCCGATCTCGGCCTCGAAGGCGGCGATCTGCGCGCGAGCGAGCGCACCTTCCAGCAGATCATGCAGGTCGCCGGCCGCGCCGGGCGCGGCGCCAAGCCCGGCCACGTCTATCTCCAGACGCACAGCCCCAACGCCGCCGTCATGCGCGCGCTCATCACCGGCGATGCCGAAGCGTTCTACGCGGCCGAAACCGAAAGCCGCCGCGAAGCCGGCGCGCCCCCCTTCGGCCGCTTCGCCGCGATCGTCGTCTCCAGCGAAGACCAGACCGCCGCGCAGGACGCCGCCAAGGCGATCGGCCGCGCCGCCCCGCGCATCGACGCGATGGAAGTCTACGGCCCCGCCCCCGCCCCGCTCGCCATGCTGCGCGGCCGCCACCGCTTCCGCCTGCTCGTCCACGCGAAGCGCGCGCTCGACGTTCAGGACGTGATCCGGGCGTGGCTCGGCGGGGTGGACTGGTCAGCGAAGGTGCGCGTGGTGGTGGATGTCGACCCGTATAGTTTCTTGTAGGCGATCATGATTGCGGCGGCGACCGCGCGCTCCTAGCTTCGGTCCCGATCGGGGGGTCAACATCATGATTCGCAAGCTGCTGCTGGGACTGCTTTTGGCGATGCCGGGCATCGCCCATGCCGAATGGTATGAAGCGAGCGGGAAGCATTTCGTCGTCTATTCGCCGCAAAGCCCCAAGACGACGACTGCCTTTACCGAACAGCTCGAACGCTATGACGCCGCGATGCGGGTCATGCGCGGGCTAGACGATCCACCGATCGACCCGGTCAACCGCGTCACCGTCTATATCGTGCCTGACACCTCGGTCATCCGGCGCATCGGCGGGTCCGAGGCGCGCGGCGTGTACACCGATCATGTCCATCCCGCCGCCTTCGTGCCGCGCGTCACCGAGGCGGGACATATCTGGGATCTCGATGGCGGCAGTGTCCTGCGGCATGAATATGCCCACCATTTCATGTTCAGCACGTTCGGCGACACCGCGCTGCCGCTGTGGCTGGTCGAGGGCTATGCCGAGTTCAACGCGGCCGCGATCTTCAATCCCGACGGATCGGTGACGTTCGGGCAGATGCCGGGCTATCGCGCGCTTGGGCTGCTCAGAGGGCCGAGCCTGTCGCTCAGGGCGATGTTCAGCGCCGATTCGCGCCAACTCGATCCCGAACATACCGACGTTCTGTATGGCAAGGGCTGGCTGCTCGTGCATTATCTCGCGTTCGAGAAATCGCGCAGCGAGCAACTCGGCGCTTATGTCACCGCGATGCACCACGGCAAGTCGCCGCTCGAAGCCGCGAGCGTGTTCGGCGATCTGGGTCGCCTCGACCGGGATTTGTCGAAAACGCTCGATGCCTCGCGGATCACCGTCCTCACCGTCCCCGCGGCGAAGCTGAAGATCGGGGCGATCGCGCTGCGCCCGCTGACACCCGGCGAAGCGGCGATCATGCCGATACGGGTTCAGTCGAAAGCCGGCGTCACCCGCGCCCTGGCCAGCCAGTTGGTGATACAGGCGCGCAAGGCTGCCGCGCCCTATCCCGACGATCCCAAGGTGCAGATCGCGCTCGCCGAAGCCGAATATGATTCCGGTAATTACGCGCTGTGCGATGCCGCGGCCGCCCGCGCGCTCGCCGCCGATGCCAAGGCCGTGCCGGCGCATGTCTATCAGGGCATGGCGGCGGCGGCGGTGGCGCGAAAGGCCGGCGCGACCGATGCGAAGACCTGGGCCGGCGTGCGCAAGCATTTCATCATCGCCAACCATCTCGACCCGGACGATCCCCAACCGCTCGCGCTGTTCTACGACAGTTTCGCGAGCGGCGAGACTCCGACCGCCAATGCCTTGAACGGGCTGCGGCGGGCGCTGGTGCTCGTGCCGTTCGATGTCGCGATCCGCTGGCAACTCGCTTTTGCCGAGATGCGCGAGCGGGATTGGCCCGCCGTTCGCGACACCATCTTGCCGCTCGCCTACGCGCCCCATCCCGATGCGAAGACCCGATCGGCCGCCGAACTGGTCGCCGCCATAGACGCCGGCGACGCCGCCGCGATCACCGCGAAGGCTACAGCCCTGCAGGCGAAGCAGGCCGAGGAGAACGCCGCCGGCTGATGCGTTCCATCGCGTCCAACCACCGTCCGCCCGCGTCGCAGGTGCTTTTGCGCTGTCCTACACCGCCGCATCCTGTCAAAATCACGGCGATGACCGTTCCGTCCAACACCCCAGCGCGCGCACGCCGCATCGTCTCCTCGCCCGTGCGCGGTCTAGGCAACCTTAGCCACTTTTGCGCACTCCTGCTCGCGGTGCTGGCGCTCGTCGCCCCGGCGCGTGCCGATGATATCGGCGCGACCGCGCGCGGCG
This genomic stretch from Sphingomonas panacis harbors:
- a CDS encoding primosomal protein N', whose product is MSRARVLVMNSALGPLDYRVPHGMHVEPGSVVVAPLGPRQLLGIVWEPDRMPSDAEVGDNRLRNLLAVLPVPPLATPLRRLIEWTADYYLAAPAAVARMALASTSALEGAKLVTEYRATGDIPDRLTPQREQALERIGAHQGLIRELATIADVSDAVIRGLVKVGAIEPISVDIDQPFPLPDPSHGAPALSADQRAASATLVADVEASRFQPTLLDGVTGSGKTEVYFEAVAAAIAQGKQTLVLLPEIALTEPFLKRFAARFGCAPVAWHSGLRQSQRRRAWRQIADGQALVTVGARSALFLPYANLGLIIVDEAHETSFKQEEGVHYHARDVAVMRGKFEQCPVILASATPAIETRQQVAAGRYAEVKLPGRWGAAEMPSIAPIDLIAEPPERGRWIAPRLVKAIDETLGRREQALLFLNRRGYAPLTLCRTCGHRFQCPNCTAWMVEHRLVRRLACHHCGHTEPVPRVCPECSTEDTLVPVGPGVERIADEVKLLFPEAKVAVVTSDTIWSPAKAAEFVGRMEAHDIDLIVGTQLITKGYHFPNLTLVGVIDADLGLEGGDLRASERTFQQIMQVAGRAGRGAKPGHVYLQTHSPNAAVMRALITGDAEAFYAAETESRREAGAPPFGRFAAIVVSSEDQTAAQDAAKAIGRAAPRIDAMEVYGPAPAPLAMLRGRHRFRLLVHAKRALDVQDVIRAWLGGVDWSAKVRVVVDVDPYSFL